In a genomic window of Methanogenium sp. S4BF:
- a CDS encoding undecaprenyl-diphosphate phosphatase: MNGMEAVIAGAIQGTIEWLPISSEAQTMLYLLNSLHMNPQTALSYAFYLHFGTMIAVIIRFREEFIQILRNLRLDYKPTRIILIASLSTAVTALPLYFLLKSISPGQNSSTFTLLIGGMLILTGIIMKASGTSGKKEMDQMTDKDTIITGLAQGFAILPGISRSGITMAALLAQKINQETALVISFLMSVPAALSIFLIDFGTIRLIPLQTAFILTVSSLFFGYISMNVLLKIAKRTPFWIFCIILGAVTILFVLLL, translated from the coding sequence ATGAACGGCATGGAAGCAGTTATTGCAGGTGCAATTCAGGGAACCATTGAATGGCTCCCGATAAGCAGTGAAGCACAGACCATGCTCTATTTGCTTAATTCCCTCCACATGAATCCTCAAACGGCTCTTTCCTATGCATTTTATCTTCACTTCGGCACAATGATAGCAGTGATAATCCGTTTCAGGGAGGAGTTCATCCAGATTTTAAGAAACCTTCGCCTGGACTATAAACCAACAAGAATCATCCTGATCGCATCTCTTTCAACGGCTGTAACCGCCCTGCCCCTATATTTTTTATTAAAATCAATATCCCCCGGACAAAATTCATCCACCTTTACGCTTTTAATTGGGGGTATGCTGATCCTTACCGGCATAATTATGAAAGCCTCGGGAACCTCAGGAAAGAAGGAAATGGATCAAATGACTGACAAAGATACCATCATTACAGGTTTAGCTCAGGGGTTTGCCATTCTTCCGGGGATTTCACGGTCCGGCATTACCATGGCAGCGCTTCTTGCACAAAAAATAAATCAGGAAACAGCACTGGTGATCTCTTTTCTGATGAGTGTCCCTGCAGCATTATCAATTTTCCTCATTGATTTTGGGACGATTCGACTTATACCACTCCAGACTGCATTCATTTTAACTGTGTCATCCCTTTTTTTTGGTTACATATCAATGAATGTCCTCCTGAAGATAGCGAAACGGACACCATTCTGGATATTCTGTATCATCCTTGGTGCTGTTACGATCTTATTTGTCTTACTTCTGTAG